A genomic stretch from Sulfurihydrogenibium azorense Az-Fu1 includes:
- the speD gene encoding adenosylmethionine decarboxylase: MEKTLGLHIIADLYGVDFEKLDHVEDIKALLEGAVKYANLSKLSSHFHQFNPHGATGVILLEESHISIHTWPEHGYAAIDVYTCGGKEKTFKAMEYIIKMLKPKRVDEKIAERGVVPVNPEGVNIEKWELTATA; encoded by the coding sequence ATGGAAAAAACCCTCGGACTGCATATCATAGCAGACCTTTACGGAGTAGATTTTGAAAAATTAGACCATGTTGAAGACATTAAAGCTCTTCTTGAAGGAGCTGTTAAGTACGCGAATTTAAGTAAATTATCTTCTCACTTCCATCAATTTAATCCTCACGGAGCAACAGGAGTAATTCTCTTAGAAGAGTCTCACATATCAATCCACACGTGGCCTGAACACGGTTATGCTGCTATAGATGTTTACACCTGCGGTGGTAAAGAGAAAACCTTTAAGGCTATGGAATACATTATTAAAATGTTAAAGCCAAAAAGAGTTGATGAAAAGATAGCAGAAAGAGGCGTTGTACCGGTTAATCCGGAAGGTGTAAACATAGAAAAGTGGGAGTTAACCGCTACGGCTTAA
- a CDS encoding pyridoxamine 5'-phosphate oxidase family protein — protein sequence MLNKNLMKLLNDLTPAVFATVDGDKPYLAFVSWLIAKDQNTLRVALSKNSKSVENVKNNPNVAISVFGPEIAATIYGKAEIIKNSIEDIPFGVSVLEVKVENVVDNLFPGATVKGTIPFEHTGNVQKALELDDKVLKALRS from the coding sequence ATGTTAAACAAAAACTTGATGAAACTTTTAAACGACCTTACTCCGGCTGTTTTTGCCACTGTAGATGGTGATAAACCATACCTTGCTTTCGTAAGCTGGCTTATAGCAAAAGACCAAAATACATTGAGAGTTGCTTTAAGTAAAAATTCTAAATCTGTAGAGAATGTAAAAAATAATCCAAATGTGGCAATCTCTGTATTTGGTCCGGAGATTGCAGCTACTATCTACGGTAAAGCAGAAATTATAAAGAACAGTATTGAGGATATTCCTTTTGGTGTGTCTGTTTTAGAGGTTAAAGTTGAAAATGTTGTTGATAACCTATTCCCAGGAGCTACTGTAAAAGGTACTATACCTTTTGAACATACAGGAAATGTCCAAAAAGCTTTAGAGTTAGATGATAAGGTGTTAAAAGCTTTAAGAAGTTAA
- a CDS encoding Fic family protein — translation MIDEKLIKKRKEILENLGGLPEPKVKNKEWLYLLEEETRNSIMIEGFFISGKELKEVLSKNQPITRTEEEAFNYFRTATFIYELAYENYKQKEFLFGASLIRQINKSLGKSGEFRKGKIKIAGAKFNPPESYIEEWVKIFVDFAIFVEKNFNLEYLSLLHGFFEEIHPFSDGNGRTGRILLNYFLISKGYPPAIIKGDEDNKKLYYKGLEEIDIQLSEIFKKYENKPPKKEEVINKLKTTKSTILRDIISKSLRSSLDTIIVGIYEKQGKKITTCIRFTIPSRLQPIKCKTVNKKR, via the coding sequence ATGATTGATGAAAAGTTGATAAAAAAGAGAAAAGAGATATTAGAAAATCTGGGAGGACTCCCAGAGCCAAAGGTTAAAAATAAAGAATGGCTTTATCTACTGGAAGAAGAAACAAGAAACTCTATAATGATAGAGGGGTTTTTTATTTCTGGAAAGGAGTTAAAGGAAGTTTTATCTAAAAATCAACCTATAACAAGAACAGAAGAAGAGGCTTTTAACTACTTTAGAACTGCAACGTTTATTTACGAGCTTGCCTATGAAAACTACAAACAGAAAGAGTTTTTATTTGGAGCTTCTTTAATCAGACAGATTAATAAAAGTTTAGGGAAAAGTGGTGAGTTTAGAAAAGGGAAAATCAAGATTGCTGGTGCAAAGTTCAATCCTCCGGAAAGTTATATAGAGGAATGGGTTAAGATTTTTGTAGACTTTGCTATCTTTGTTGAGAAAAATTTTAATTTAGAATACTTATCATTACTTCATGGATTCTTTGAAGAAATTCATCCTTTTTCCGATGGAAATGGAAGAACAGGAAGGATACTTTTAAATTATTTCTTGATAAGTAAGGGTTACCCTCCTGCAATAATAAAAGGTGATGAAGATAATAAAAAGCTTTACTACAAAGGACTTGAAGAGATTGATATACAGCTCTCAGAAATCTTTAAAAAGTATGAGAACAAACCACCAAAAAAAGAAGAAGTAATTAACAAACTAAAAACCACAAAGTCAACAATCCTAAGGGACATTATATCAAAAAGTTTAAGAAGCAGCTTAGACACAATTATAGTAGGAATTTATGAAAAACAGGGGAAAAAAATTACAACTTGTATCAGATTTACTATCCCAAGTAGGCTACAGCCCATCAAGTGCAAGACAGTTAATAAAAAGAGGTAA
- a CDS encoding TolC family protein: MRWIVLLILIIFSNVYPQTLDDLINLALKNNPQLKKLEKELSVLKEKSETVKKLPNPSFSLSYSDSVNVSMRQYIPWYEKLELSKEIEKQNYKSQIYIYELEKNKLIRQIKEDAYRIKVYKDKVELLEKYQNDVKNLINTKKEDYELNKLKILYTEIELEKLSYLKEIESLISHLKEVVNYDIKGVEVEEINFREDLNIEIILKEAEKQSPVLKSLEETLKRDRFAYKLAKEIYYPDVSIGTTYKSKERFQDAFSVSVNLNLNFPFWRTLHQEQIVLERKLFVIAQEEQKIQTLNNLKTQLTTFYNEYKYNLQKLNLLLSTKEAYQQDYKVTYAKFYSGEVDFQTFLTSFNSKRRFDYDILDSKLNASISSMKIEELIYTSF, from the coding sequence ATGAGGTGGATTGTACTTTTAATTCTTATTATATTTAGCAATGTATATCCTCAGACTTTAGATGATTTGATCAATCTTGCATTAAAGAATAATCCCCAGTTGAAAAAGTTAGAAAAAGAACTTTCAGTTCTAAAAGAGAAATCAGAAACTGTAAAAAAGTTGCCTAACCCTTCTTTTTCTCTATCTTACAGTGATAGTGTTAATGTTTCAATGAGACAGTATATACCATGGTATGAAAAATTAGAGTTATCTAAAGAGATAGAAAAACAAAACTACAAATCCCAAATCTATATTTACGAGTTAGAAAAAAATAAACTCATTCGCCAGATAAAAGAAGACGCTTACAGAATAAAGGTTTACAAAGATAAAGTAGAACTTTTAGAAAAGTATCAAAACGATGTTAAAAACCTTATCAACACAAAAAAAGAAGATTATGAATTAAATAAACTTAAAATTTTATACACAGAGATAGAGTTAGAAAAGTTAAGTTATCTAAAAGAAATAGAATCCTTAATTTCACACTTGAAAGAGGTTGTTAACTACGATATAAAGGGCGTTGAAGTAGAAGAGATAAATTTTAGAGAAGATCTAAATATAGAAATTATCTTAAAAGAAGCAGAAAAACAAAGCCCTGTATTAAAAAGTTTGGAAGAAACATTAAAAAGAGATAGATTCGCTTACAAACTTGCAAAAGAAATCTACTATCCAGATGTTTCTATAGGAACAACTTATAAATCAAAAGAAAGATTTCAAGACGCTTTTTCTGTTAGTGTTAACTTAAATTTAAACTTTCCCTTTTGGAGAACTTTACATCAAGAACAGATTGTATTAGAAAGAAAGCTTTTTGTTATAGCTCAAGAAGAACAAAAAATACAAACTTTAAACAATTTAAAAACGCAGCTAACAACTTTTTACAATGAGTATAAATATAACTTACAAAAGTTAAACTTACTTTTAAGTACAAAAGAAGCTTACCAGCAAGATTATAAAGTTACTTATGCAAAATTTTATTCCGGTGAAGTAGATTTCCAAACATTTTTAACTTCTTTTAACAGTAAGAGAAGGTTTGATTATGATATTTTAGATTCTAAGTTAAACGCTTCCATATCATCTATGAAGATAGAAGAGCTGATTTATACAAGTTTTTAA